In Haliaeetus albicilla chromosome 18, bHalAlb1.1, whole genome shotgun sequence, the DNA window AGAGACACCCTTGCCCTGGCCCAACATGACACCCCTGAGCAGGAGCCCAAAAGTGGTGTGAGGTCATTTTATCCCTTCCTGCGGCCCTGATTTGATTTTCCTGCTGGTTCCCAGCCCATCCCAGCCTGGAGAAATCAGACCACAAACCACAAAGCTCCTCGGCGTGCCAGAGACGGCTTAGGCTCATGGGtttgggatggggagggaggagaaacgTGTCCAGGACTGATGCAGAACGAGTCCCACTTGGGGAGGGGATCCCCCTGACATCCATAAACCACCACGGCCATCAGTCCTCCATGGGGATGTTCGCTTTCCAAGCAAAAAAGGCTCCTTCTCACCTCTGCCCGCCACTTATTTTCTGGCTGGTCCCTGCAGCAACCCTGTGCATCCCCAAAAATGTGCTGCGGAGTAGGGCGGGGGGCAACCCGTAGCATTGCATTTTCCATCCCTCCGGAGAAGGGGCGGGTGGCTCCGCTCCCAAATTTCATCTCGGCTGCCGGTGTCCTGGGAGGTGGAAGCCGGCTGCTCCCGGCGCTGGGCGTGTGCCTGGATCCGGCCGGCGAGTCCTGGCTCCCAGGGAGCCGCACCTCGCCTTGGCTGCAGTTCCCAAAGCCCTCGGGGGGCCCCGGCTCCCGGTTGGGGCCTGTAGCTGTTCCTGACGTGCCGAGAGCATGGGGACACGCTCCCACCTCTCCTCACGTGGCTCCAGGTTGAGCAAGCGGGGACAGGCTCGGCTCGCGGGAGTCTCCGTGCATCCCAGCCCGGCGGGCTCCTTGGGACTGGGATGAACGGGGAAATCAATTTTCCTGGGGAAACCAGACTCCGGCCACCGCCGCACAGGCTTCCAGGAGCTCTTGGCGTGGGCTTTGCCTCCTCCAACCCCGAATGCGGCTCTCTCTGTGAGAAGGAAAGTAGGAGACGCGGCTCGCAGGGTGTTTTGATCCATCCCATCACTGCTTGGGGCATGGGAACAAGGAGCAGGACAGGCGGAAGCAGCCAATGTCCCAGAGAGAGGGTCCCACCGGGGCAATAAATGCAACAGCCCAAATCAGGCATGGTGGCGGCGATAGCGGGAGCTGACCTtgttgggggggcaggggatgTGCTCTGTGCCTCCTCACCAAGGCAGTTTAAAAACTCTTTACACCGTTCTCAGCCGCCCCTGCAGCAGACCTGGCAGAAAGGGACGTTTGCAGAGTGCCCTGGGGTGGGCGCCCCTCTGATGCCCTGGGGTGGGTGACCCCCTAACGAGAGCCTGCTTGGAAGAGAGCAGCCTCCTGGATTTGCCAGTCGAAAGGCAGACCCAGGTTTGGCCATGTGCACCCAGGCCACCCTTCCTATGAACAATTTTTCATGTGCTGCTGGGGGGCCGCGAGCATCCCTGGGGCCTGGGGCACCACAGGGTTCGTgggcagagcaggaggtggGACGCGCAGGACttctccagccctgctcctggcacGGTCCCACGTGAGTCAATGCTGCTGGGCAGAGAGGCCAAACAAGCTCATGACACCTCTCTCCCTTCAGCCCCATCAGGCTGATTCACAAATCCTCTTGGAAGAGTGACGATGCCTCAGCTGCACCGGCCATCTCGGCACGGCGCCGAGCACCATGCCCTTGTGCTGTGCTGGTGCAAGAGCCACCACAGTCCACGGTGCTGGTAGGACACCCAAAGATATCTATTTCATTCCcccgaaaagggaaaccagTGGCACGTGGATGCCTGAGGGATGGGCAAAGGAAGAGGCGGCGTGTGCGATGGGAGGGCTGTCTCCATCAGGGCCACAATCAGGGGATGGAGAAGGACCATAAGCACAGGACAGGGGCACATTGGTGCCTCCCCAAATACTCAGCATCCCACCTTCTGGGACCACGGACTCCCCGAGTCAGAGAGAATTCATTTATGGGAGGCAAGCCAGCCCAGTTGTGTTGGGGTGTGTTGGGTTAGGTTGGGTCGAGTGACGTCTGAGACCCCTTCCAGCCAACATACATAGGTGGGCATTGCAAAGTGCGGTAGGAAACTTGCTCCTCCACTTTTTGGGGCTGCAAGCAGGAGGACACAGCCTGGGAGGACACCGCTTTTGGAGGGGGTGCATGGCTTAACCTCACGGACCGCAGGGACACAGCCTAATTTCATGTCTGGCAAGAGTAGGCTGTGATGTTGGTCCACGGACCACGAGAAGGACtaagcttttctctttgctagTGATGCCTGAAGGCCACCACTCAACATCCACCTACAAGAGCACCCTTGACACAGCTCCCCAAATTTGACCCACACTCCATTTCTCAGGCCTCACTGCCTTGATCCGCATTTGCACCAAGGACCATTTACGTGGCCCTCATGCTGTGGAGCATCTTAAATGGTGCATCAGCACGAACTGTGAAAGACAGCCTTAAACGTGAACAAAACCCATGCTCCAGGCACTGGCACTTGCTCCGTAAATAGGCAACAGCGTTTGTGCTCACCAACACACCAACGGCAAAGCTCTGCCTTAACTTCACCGTAATATCTACATAGGACCTGGTGTTAAAAGGCCATATTCATGAGATGGCAAAAGCAAGATCAAAGCCATCAAAGTGACTTGCTGCCCCTAAAGACACACCATGAAAAGTGAAGGTATGCGTGCCTCGAGTCGGTTTGTTAGAAAGTAATCCACAATTTGTAAAGATAACCACagatcttttttatttaaaaaaaatggaagtagaAAAGTTTggctgaaaatataaaaaaaaaaaatttaaaaaaatagcactcgcacaggaaatgtttctgttttgaaaactttGTCAATAGCTACAGCAATTTAAATCATAAAACAATCATCgtataaaaacatatttatttaaattaaatattttatgcaaaCTCATATCTACACTCATTCAAAATGCATAGAGTCACACAAAAAAGATGGAATGTATTAGCTTAAAAACCTGTgaagttgtgggtttttttaagtattatttgcaattattattaatatatgTTTGGGACTGAAACCAGAAAATCATAGCCACGCTACTAACTAATCATTACCAAGTGCCATACAGTAAACACTAAGATTAATCATGTCATAtaactgatttaaaataaagcttcatctttatgaaaaggaagagaactCGAGCAATACAAAATCCGAGGGGAGGAATAATGGAAGGAATAAATCAATGTACAGCTTTATTACAAGCAATAATATGCCGGAGTTAGAAGAGGCATTGGGCACTGCGGCTCGAAACGTGAAGCATTCGACTTCAAAGGATATTTGATAAAAAAACCTGTCTGCTACATCATCACCTCTTTGCCAAAACGCTCATCCCAGGACCCATTCCCAGCCCGGCGGGGAGGGCAGCTCACGCCGCCCCTCCTTCGGGAGCTTTTTTGCTGGAAGACCAAGGGAAAGCCGTGGCGGGGGTGGATGCTGGCCGGATCCTGCCTTCCTAGATCTTACCCTCCTCGGGAACACAGAGGCTGAGCGCCCTCAGGGCTGGCTGCCCCccttgcagccccccccccccagcccttccaTCCCTGGGGCCAGCCCGGCAGCATCCCTGGTGTCCCATCTGTCCCCTCGGCATGTCCCGAGGGATGAAGACCCCAGCTCGTGGtttgggagcagggggatggggggtTCAACCAGGCGGGTCAGGTTGGCCGCAGCGACACCGACGCCAGGAGCCAAGAGCAGGGCAAAGCACGCTTGCAGACCGTGCGTCCCTTTCCCaaaatcttcccttttccccccaccccatccctgccttTTCCATTTCCAGGAGGTTTTGACCTTGTGGGGACTTCAGACCTGCTGTTTGCGGGATGCTGCCGCCCTCCCGACTccaaagcagagctgggggtGCCCCGAAATGGGGGGGCAGCCTCCCCGTCCTCCCAGGAACATCTCTGCTTTGGAAGAGGGACTTGGCCAAAGGGCTTTGGCGTTGGgaaatccccccccccagccctgttgGAAGCAGGGTACCGGAGGCTTTGCACCACTGGTGAGCCGACGACCAAAATCCTTTACCTACGCCACCGAGGAGATTCCACGGCCCTCGTGGTTCGGACTCGGTCACCCTGAGGGGCGTTGAGCGATGTCCCCGGGGAGCAACGCCTCGTAATACTGTGTCAGGTCCTTCCTCGGCCGGTCCAGGCGGCCCCGGCCGAGGTTCTAGGAGACGCTGTAGTTATTGTAGTAGGTGGCCGTGGCATCGGCGAGGACGGAGATGAGGCTGGTCTCGGAGGCGTGGGAGCTGCCAGACGTCGAGACGTGTCCGTTGACCAAGACCCCACCATGGTGGTCGCCGTGGCCGGGGTTGTTGAGATACTGGTCGAACTCATTGCGGTCCATCTCCCCCAGGAGCTCGGCTTGGCTCAGCTGGTCCAAGGTGTCAAAGCTGTGGTGGTCGGGTGGTGGGGAGAGCTGGCCCAGGTGGGCATGGAGGCTaggggggtgcagggaggggaaggcggGTGTGTAGtagctgggaggaggaggaggaggaggaaggggagggcagCCGGAGGCCGGGGGGATCATGCAGGTGGCCGGCTGCGGCATGGGGCTGAGAGGGTGGTGGTTGCACGGGATGGAGCTGCCCGCGTACTCCGGAGAGTAGGTGGCTCCGGTGAGGTGGGAGCGGTGATGCTCGTCGGGGCAGGGCGAGGAGAAGAAGCTCTGCTCGGGGTCTATGGCGTCCAGCGGAGACATCTCCGGCGGGGTGGGCAGCCCGTAGGGGTAGGTGTCCACGCTggtgctgctgccgctgcccgGAGCCTCCCGGTATCCCCGAAcggccggcagccccgggcGAGGGGGGTACTCACCCGAcccctctttctccccccctgCCCGGCCGCAGGTCCGCTTCTCCGGCACTGCGTTTTGGTCCCGCGTCAGGCTGCCCAGCAAAAAACCCGGGTCCACCCGCTTGCAGATCCGCTTGACCTGTTTCTTCCGCCGGGGCCGGTATTTGTAGTTGGGGTAATCTTGCATGTGCTTCACCCGCAGCCGCTCGGCCTCCTCCACGTAGGGACGCTTCTGCGAGAGGCTCAGAGCCTTCCAGGACTTGCCTGAAACGGAGAACGAAACTCCCCTGAGCGCCCGTGGCGGCCGTATCgtggtgggggggaaagggggcTGCCTCCCAAAGCTTGCAGGCACACAACCCAAGGGCAAGCTCCCAATATCCGAACTGGTGGACGTGGAGGACGCAGCCTGCAAAACCCGCAGGAGGACAGGACGGCAGCGGGAGGGCGAAGAAGGAGGCTGTCGAAGCCACCGTTAGGTCCACCAACTCCCCCCCTGTCCCAAATCTCCCAACAGGGAGGGTTCAGGGTTAGCTGAGCCCCAACTGCAAATAAATCAGAGCAAAGAAACTCCCCCGGCTCCATGGCCTGATCTTGCCGTGCCTCTCTGGGACAGAAAGCCCGTTTGCTGAGCAGGGACGATGGAAGCCATGCCCGGCTGAGCAGGGGGTCAGGACGTGGCGTCCCTGGATGAATCCCAGCCTGTACCCTGCCGGGACTAGGGCGTACGGAGACCTGGGTGCCGTGACCTCGCTGCTCCTTGTTTGAGATACCTAAAATGTCCCCAAGATCCAGGACAGAGAAGCAGcaccggggctggggggtcGTATCCCACCGTGAGGCTACCCCAGGCTGTGCCTCAGGGTAGGGGGAGAAATGAGGATACAGATCAAAGCGTTCGGTGCCTTCCCATTGCCAAAGAGACAGCAGAAATAACACTAATAAGCTGAGATGCTGCACGGCAAAGCGGCGAggagaaaacccaaaccaccaaagAAAACACCGCAAAACTGTCCAGGGAAACACAAACTTTGGGTAAGAGGCTGGACAGCAAAGCTGTGTTGCAATTTGGGCAGCTCTTTCTCAGGCTGTCTGGACTGGTTATTTCTGTTTGCCCTCTCAGTTTCACATAAAAAATGGGGATTGGGAGATGGGGGAAATAgtggatggggaggggggaaaaaaatgtatattcaAAATGGGTTGTGATCcccagaaagaaacagcagaaagaccaccccaccacccccggGCATGCAATATTGGGGTGGGCTAGTGAGGTCGGGGACAAAGTGGGACAGCAAAGACAGGCCAGGAAAATTTGGGGGTCCCTCCTTGCACTGCATTGGGG includes these proteins:
- the SOX7 gene encoding transcription factor SOX-7; the protein is MAALLSTYPWSERLEGDPTEGLPPGPPPRCPPGEKSSESRIRRPMNAFMVWAKDERKRLAVQNPDLHNAELSKMLGKSWKALSLSQKRPYVEEAERLRVKHMQDYPNYKYRPRRKKQVKRICKRVDPGFLLGSLTRDQNAVPEKRTCGRAGGEKEGSGEYPPRPGLPAVRGYREAPGSGSSTSVDTYPYGLPTPPEMSPLDAIDPEQSFFSSPCPDEHHRSHLTGATYSPEYAGSSIPCNHHPLSPMPQPATCMIPPASGCPPLPPPPPPPSYYTPAFPSLHPPSLHAHLGQLSPPPDHHSFDTLDQLSQAELLGEMDRNEFDQYLNNPGHGDHHGGVLVNGHVSTSGSSHASETSLISVLADATATYYNNYSVS